DNA from Xiphias gladius isolate SHS-SW01 ecotype Sanya breed wild chromosome 9, ASM1685928v1, whole genome shotgun sequence:
CAAGTAAGCTTTCCTGCACGCTTGGTCACGCAACAGTCAAAACCATGTCCCTGAGTAAATATTGGTACACAGGTGTGTTGTGTGTACCAGCGAGTGACACAATTGTGTGCTAGAGTGTGCGTCTGCACCTGGTTGTGTGCGTTGAGCTCCTGGTTCTCTCGCTGACACTGCCTGAGGGCCTGCCTCTCGGCTTCCAGCGCCTGGGCCAGGTGGGCGTTTTCCAGGCACTTCTGGGAATACTGCTCTGACAACACCTCGATCTCCCGCTGGAACGAACACAGCTCCTCCCTGAAGCACAACACAATACCACACTGAGAGAAAACCTAATGCCACCTGTGTGGGctcaggacaaaaaaataaaaaataaaataaaataaataaaaaaagggtgCGAATACAGCTTCATGTTCAGTTGATTCAGTGAAACACTTAACCGTCCATTCAGATCTACAGCCAGAATAAAGTTTGTCATGGTGCAATGAGGATCAGACATCCTGTGtcagacataaaaacacaggactCGAGCTGTGTCTGCAATTCCATGTCTCACAATGTCTCCTTTGCTACTTCAGACTTCCACAACTGTTGTTAAGGCTGACAAGCTGTGGGGCAGGAGTTCTTTGCCCTCCCTTACTCAGAGTGACACTTAATTCTTTACATTTGCAATTTAGAAAATATCTTCCATTTTAATCAGAGAGCAAAGTCACtgaaaagagaagacaagaaCATTTTCAGCTTAATGAAATTGTATGTGATTTGTATTTGACAGTTAACACCTGCACTTCCAAACATCAACAAGTGAAGTGTTACATCACGCTGAGGACAGGGAGGTGAGCACTGAACACACAGTACCTTCGCACATGTCCCGGCAAGTCCTGAGTGACATCTGCGCAATCTGTTACTTCAGCACTTTGTCAGTACTCAGATCAAATTAAATCTTCTTCAATCAAGCAGTCACAACagtcttaaaaagcatttaaagaAGAGCAATTTGACAGTATAGCCAGACAGACACTTGATTTTTGACGCTGATATATCAGCAAAATGAtatatcattttgtttaattttgagtATCGTCATCGAGATAGTTACTCAGAATTtcacatctgaaaaataaacttgtctgtgtttgtggtggACAACAGCATGTAAATGAGACACTGTTTCTGAATGacttcaaatgtattttaagcATTTCTGTTCTGCAAATTTCTTGTTACTAATGGGCCGACACATGCGCTGAtacagatgtacagtatctaCATTAAGCCAATACATACCAATCTAATCTAATTCTCATTTGACAGAACAGCTGTATCACAACTCATCTCTTTTGCAATACATGTAATAGCCATAGAAATGTCCCAACCAATATCAAATCACCTTTTATCTCAACATTTTGGTAAAGTGGTTTTATAGCATCTTTGTTGTTGAACATAGTAATTTTAGTAATTTAAAGTCTCAGCCTGGTTTTTGCCACTTGTATAGCACTGAAACTGTCCTTTTACCAATGATGGCAGCCAATAAAGGCTGCCACttcacattaaaaactaaaaactattgcccaaatgttaaaaaaattgaatattcgATCTGTGATGATCTGTACAAATTCTAAATTTTCAGTGTGTCGTCCAATGGACTGTTTAAATGAGCTGTTGTTGTTCTCAAGGAGGGGAACCTCCTGCCCCCCTCCTCACATAACCTCTTCCATGCCATCAACAGTATCAGTTAACTAGTTCGCTCCATTTTATGATATCGAAGAGAACAGCCTAGCCAGCCTTGCTGAATTGATAATCTTGACACCAAAGTATCTGAGAAcgtgtgaaaatatttttttgctttctacAGTGAGGCTGTTTGATAATAGTAGGCAAATTTAATattcacaaaatgaaataatcaaGGAAAAAGAGCATGTATAAATTATCCTCCCAAAATCAATATACAAGCTTCATTACAACTATTATTTTACTATTCAGAATCCTCAAACTTTCCAATTTTATGTAAagtccttctttctttcttttttgccattATGTATGATTACAAACACattgttgttactgttgtttCCTGACTAACGATAACTAAATCTTCTTACCAATtatcagcattttcttttaatcatagtaaaaacaaattgtttatatttagtttattgTAAAATAAGGTAAGACTTTTAGCTGCCTTTGTAACATGCAACTGTCTTACAGAACCACGACAACAAATCTAATAAGTCACTTCCTAGTTTTTCACCCAACTGAGTTAGCAGAGGTACAACAGATGAGCGGAAAAACCTCAGATCTGCACTGTATTAGGCCATGGTGGTTGCATTTAGGTTTCttcaaacaaattacatttttagctATTTTTGAAGAACTGTCAGCACTACTGCTCATTGAGGAGTCCTGGTCCTGCTTGGAAACTTACTGATAATGTAACTTCAAGAAAATAAGGCAGTGTCTTGATATTTCAACAGGATTTATAATTGTAAGTGGTCCTAAAAGCCACAACACGGTATTGTAGCAGTGAAGAAAACTTACTCATGCTGTCTGTGGATCTCCTCCATGTCTGCGTTCTCTGCGTTGCTGTTGGCCTTGCGAGCCTTGTCCAGCTCTTTCTCCAGCTCTGTCCGGTGGGCATTTTTCATCGCTTCAATTGCTACAATAAATGGCACAAGAAGCTTTAATAATTAGAGCACAACATCTATAGTTTTgagttgaacatttttttttaaatcagcatgATCGTGCATTTTTGTGAGAATAAATTACATTAGGGAATAAGAATCAAAACAATgtatgacaacaacaaaaaaagactaTTCTTTTTAGTCTAGTTTTTCCTCTACAATGGTATATACCAGCGATAGTGGCTGCTGTCTCCTCAGCCAGcagcctctctttctcctcctgcaagttctccagctctctctggTGTTTCCTCTGCAGTTCATCTATAACCTTCTGATGGGACTCCTCCATGGCGGCAAAGCCCCTCTCACAGGTGGCCTGTGACACAGGAGAACATGATGCAACCGTAAGTTTATGGATCGTCTGGACACAGATTAAAAGGTTCTCCTGACCATATAAAATGAACAGGAAACACCCCTGGGCCCTACAGTATAAGCCAGTGCAGATCATCCATTTATTTCCAGCAAATTACTTGCAAGCTACAGCCTGTTAGCCATGAGCAAGTTGAGCCTGTGCGAGTTCAAAAAGGGTTAAGAGGAGAGACAGGATACACAATACACTGAAGGAATGCAGAGACAATGAGAAAGGAGGCTTTAAGAAAGTATATGCTGCCATTTCTTATCCACAGCACAACATCCAAACTTGTAATGACATGAATATTACGCTTAATCCAAACTGAGCTCATGCTGTTGAATAGCACTTGCAGTCTGCAGCTAATGTGCAAATCCTAATCTGCCTATGGGTCAAATCTTTGGTGGAATGTTGGGTTAAGCTGTCAGAATAACACAATCATGAATAGCTAGGCTTCTGAGATACTAGAGTGAAACCTATCTTCAAGATAAGGCATTTTTGAGGTCAGCTTGTCGAATTATCACCTTTGGGTTATttggagaaagggagagagcagaATAAATCCTCTTCAACAAAATTTTGGAAAGAGCCATTACACTGCTATTATAACTACAGTGCAAGTTTCCACAAGAAGGAATTTCAATGGCCTTTCCACAAGCCCGGCCCAAAACTTAGCCCTGCTTCCGTCCTCTATTCACTGCCACTAATCTGAGGACTCAGTCAATGGCTGTGCCCcgtcccctctctctgcctcagctAAACAGGGGAAATGGAGGTCCAGTGTATTTTCACACGGATAAAACCCCCTGAGAGCTCTGACCAGGGAAACCACCGTGAGAGGGTGATCTCCCCCACAGAGCAAATGTAAACTTCCTGCTCTGACATCAGACCAGGCAGCAGCTTTATTTAGAAGCATGTCAGGCTCTGTATCTTATgtgttaaatacagtatatcccaGGTCACGGCGGGGACATGGGCTCACTAGGTTAGTTAGCTAAGGCATACGCTGACTACCTCAACATCCAACAAACTGATTAACACTCCACCACAAGTAAATCTCCCTTTTCAAAAGTAAATCACAAAGGTTGGTTCATCAGACCAAACTGAAAGCTGACAGTTACCCTCTACTTCCATCAACAATTATTCTatctacattttcatttgttgtaatttttaagacttttataATTGTGCAATTTAAGACAAGCTGTGTGTCTGATTCTCATCTGAATCTCTATGTGAATATTCACTACGACTACTCCAGCGCAGGGCTTAGAAAAGTTTGGGCGATCAAAGCTTCAGCAATTCCTGGATACCTTCCAACCTGGATTTAAGACATCAAACTGCAAGACTTTAAATAGGCTATATAAATGAgaataatctatatttttcttaccgTCAAATCCcgtgaaaagacccaaaccaacgTATGTATGTATCCtcctaacaagtattgtgtgtgtgtcaaagcctgatatagccTACTGCTCTGTGCCAAAGAGCTCCACTGTTatccaaaaactgttaaaaacgTATtgatgagccacactgttgcactgagtgacatgttccttcattaccatcaCCACATACACTGTATTTCATTCTGACCCAATTCTACAGACACCATCCTAGTACTGTAAGTATTCAcaagagcaccaaatgtgtactAATCCGCCACTTaaaaacagtccccaacaaacgCACTACTCACtactgtttgagtaacgtttgccAAAAACTACAttgcccagctgttttaagaaattgtttagccttaaaaaaaaaaaaaaaagtatacttATGACCAATATTTAAAGATTTCTGTATTCAGTAAGAACCagtgggcttggggctgagtgcaACAGACAGATTtgggaagtcagaaagtattgagagacaggCTAACACACTGTTAATTTTGGTCtattcatgagatttgttgagatggaaaatatagaataacaccagcctcatcttttaaatacacaaagGGCGCTAGTAAAATAGACTATTAAATTAAAGGTTTAATCTCACCACATCTTCAAGGATCAGTTCtctcaaataacaaaaaaccaCGGCTGAACATTTTACAACTATCCCAAtaaaatggaggtgaatggaatttcatttgtggtacacaaagcactgaaaaatttctgtttaaaCTTTCAAGAACAACACGCTGTTCCACAGAAAACATCGCTGCCAGCAATTTTTATTGGGAACTATGTTTTATAAACTGTCCACAGTTTACAGCATTAATACTTGGATTATCATAATAAAATAGGGGTAGAAGCGATGTTTCTGTGgagtttttattaaatgttaatgttgtctCAGCAGATAACAATGGCAGAATTCCTATTATCTCCATTGTATTGGGGAAACGtatgcaaataaaaccaaaaatggccaaaaaccTAGCCAACGACCATTAAggataagtgagaaaatatgtatttttggcagttgggtgaactgaccctttaccATGACAAGAAATAGAAAAGTGTAAACTTGAAAGTTTATTCCTGACCCTTTGAATAGTggtttgataaaataatcagaGTCAAGTTCTGCTttctagctttttccagagctctCAACCGCAATCTACTGCTTTCATCAGCTAATGACATTATTGGCTCAGATGTCAAGGACTTatcctatatactgtatgaccACTTCTTATCATGTGACCAAAGTTCCATACTTCGGTCACATCATCACACCTGAGCCAAAAACTTCATTTGCTGCTGATGACTGTTGAGAggtccagaaaaagctagtaagttgACCTTGagttattattgttttgttaaagAATTGAAATGTTATGTCATCAACTGTAATTCAGAGACAGTATGGATTAAAGTATGGATTTAAATTGTTAGTAGACACAGCCAAAGGAAAAGAGATAGACCCATACAAATTAATCTCACAGCCAAAATTTCTCTCAAATGATAAGTGGTGATTTTGattctgaatatttaaaaacttgaaaatgctACAGAGGGTCAAATCTTTGCCCGTTAACACTAAAATGAGGTATAGCTGAGTCAAAGAGTTAGATCAATAAGCACACTAAACTACAAACAGAGGAACTCATTTCACAGCAGAGGAGGCTGATATGATTTGATAGCCTGAAATAATCTATCAGCTTCCTTTGAATTGTTCTCATgaataatataatgtattagTTACTCAAAATTCATCAAGTGATGGTGATAGAGCTTCAACAAAATGGGTTCCTCAATACACAACTACTGCAGCTTCAATGATCACATACGCCTAAGGTAGGTTAGTTTTCatgcaaaacagaagaaaagtgGTTTACAGAACAAAGAGCAAGAGTAAGGTGAGCGAGGTTAGGAAGAGGAGTAGGGGTTGGGGAAGGAAGAGGGATCTGGGAATGCCACAAAGGAACACAAGGCATCACAGATTGAGAACGGCAAGGACAAGGAGCGCTTCCACCTTCAAGTTTTCCACGTCTTTCTCGTATTTCAGCCGTTGAGTTGTAATGTCGCCCTGCTCTTCGCGCCGTCTCATCTCTTCGGTCATGACTGAGACTTGGGTCACCAGCTCTTGAATGCGCTCCTTCAGGGTTGAAGTTTGGGCCAAAGCGTGATGTGATGGTGTATCCTCATTTGTCAAGGTCCTGTCTGGGTTCACTGGAATCATCATGCTTCTCAGCTCTTCCATTTCCCGGTCAAACCTCTCCATGAGGTTTGTCCTTTCAATCTCATGCTTCTTCTTGAGGTTCTCCATGCAGTTTGTCAATGAGTCGATCTCTTTAACGTTTTCTTCTGAACGGAGACGCACTGTTTCACTGGCCTTAGCTATTTCCTGCCTCATCTTTTCAGCTTCCTGCTCGTAGTGGTCTTTCACCTCTCGAAGCTCCTTCCTATGCCTTGCTATCATGTCATGAAGCTCAATGGTTTTATCCAAAGAGTCAATGGGTTCTCCTTCGATGTGGATCAAAGTTTGTGGCCCTGTTTTCAAAGAAGCTTTAGATTGTGGACACTGGAGATCTGCTAGTTTAGCCTGGAGATCACTGGCAACCTCTCTTAATTTAGGACAATTTGGACAATCTGAGCTACCAATCTGAATTTCCCTCTGCTTTtgcttcatctctttctcataCTGGACCTTCAGCCTAATGATCACATAAGAGATGTATGCTTCTTTGAGAGCTTCAAGCAGATATTCAGAGGACTGTTTCTGCTCACTACCAAACTCAAAGCTTGCTAGAGCCAAAGACAGCAGCTCATTCTCTTTTTCCAGCGCTACCCTGGATGCAATCTGCTTCAGACCATTTGACACTGCCTCCAAAGTCTCTCTTAACTCTTTAAGAATCAGAGCATTTGCTTCATTGTCAAGCCAGCTGTACATAGATGCAAAATCTGGCTCTCTCACTACCTTACTCTCAACTTTTGCTTGTGGACTAATTCCAGTAATCAACATCATCAAGCGCTTCTGTGCCATCATCTGTTCTGCCAACCCCCTCCCAATGCTGTGTACGGTTTCTTCTGGTTTTATTTCGGAGGTGCCCAACAGCTGGCTCCAGAACTCTCCCTCAACGACCAACCTCATGTCTTTTGGACTCACACAGAGTGGCTCTTCTTTCGAAGAACCAAATAAAGTGCTTTTTAAATCACTGAGCATTCTCTCTACATTAACATCTACCTTTGCTAACATCTCTATTACCTGATTAATCGCCTCCGTCTTCATCTCAACCTCTTCTACTACCTGCTTTAAAAGTCCTTTGTCATCAACCTCCTTTTTTCCCGCTTCAACACACTCACTAActgtcatttcagctctaccTGTCTTCCTTTCTAACTTCTCTCGTAGCATTCTTGTTTCGTTTTCTGCGTCTTCTAGCTTCCTTCTACTGACTTTCTCAGATTCCTCGTTTAGTGCTATTAGATCACTGTTCCTAGCTTCCAGTTCCTTACAGCGCTGCTCGGTACACTGAAGGTTTGCCTCCATCTCAAATAACTTTGCTTGTGAGGCTTCCAGTAGCCCTTTGAGTTGCTCTTTCTCTGGGTATAACTCCTCGTCCTCACAATCTGCGTGGAAGCCCAGACCTTTCAGTGTGGCCTCTTTCAACTGCAGCTTCTTCTCAGTGTCTTTAAGGGTGTTACCAAGTTCTTCCAACATAACCAGAGCTTCATGGAGCCTCAAGGATTTCTCATTCAGCTCCCTCTCATAATACTCCCTGTCTATGGCGTTAGCTTGGTTTTCAGCCAGTTCAGCCTTCAGTCTTTTCAACTCTTCCATGACCAGATGATGCTGTTTGCCGCCCTGCTGGCTGATCAGCTCGGCTTTCAGTCTGTCTATTTCTCTGTCAGCCTCAGTAAGCTGGttcactatttcctgacatCGTTGTTTCAGTGCCCCATTTTCGTTTGTTAAAAGTTCAATCCTCTGAGAGAGCATTCCAATTGTCATCTCATTTGTCTCTGAATGGTTTTCAATTTTTGAGAAGGGACCATAGGGGCTTGTTAGACTTTCAAAACTTTGCTTCTGAACCTTCCCCACTAAATCCTCAATGGTTAGAAGACGGGCTTCGTATTCGCGGATGCTTTCTCCTGCCCTGGCTAAacacttttttattgtttcattttctatCTCCTGCCGGTACTTCCAAGTCTCCAAGAGCTTGTGAAGTTGATACTTCTCTGTTGCTTCTTGATTACAACTATGGGATTTAAACACTTTCCCCAGCTCCATTAGTGTGAGGGGTTTACCACTTATCAAGTCTTCTAGCTCTTGAATTGCCTCTGAGCTGTCCCGTAGCAAAAAACTAACTGTTTTTTGAACAGGCTCAGGGGGAGGGCCATCCAGAATTTTTTGGGGTTCAGAAAAGTAAGGTTCCTTGATGGGGAGCTGAGAAAGTGAGAGGCCAAGCTGTGCCTGCATATTGCGCTTTTTCAGCTCTTGCAGTTTCAGGAGCTCTTTGGTCTCCTGGTACTTCTTTGTTAAACTCTGTGCTTGAGAACTAACCAGTTCAGGCCTCTTCGTCTGGGGCGTCACATCAGCCTCCAGACCCAAAGGGTGCTCCAGCTTGGAAAAGGGGACCAGACAGTTGGTTAACACACAGCAGGGGAGACACAAAGCTTGCTAATAATTCTCAGAGTTATCTACCAATCATTTCCCTCTAATTTATATAAACAGTTACATTACAATTAGCATTCCCACATGATAATCCCAAATTATGTAAATgaacagtgattaaaaacaaattcaaatttcccTTAGgtttacttttgtaaattaaaagcaaaaggaaagaGATTTAATGGCTAGGGTTAGTTAATCACATCAGAGCATGCACATTAAATGGTTAAAAGTTACTTCATGTGGTAAGTAATGCAATATTAGTTTCAGCTGGATGGTTTACTCAAGGATGGAAGGCATACCAggtcctacacacacacatttctgaagTTTTCTGGTCCAAGCTCATGTCTTGCACCAAAGCAATTATTTTCTGAGTGGAGATAGCGAATCGTATCATTCAACTCACGTCTAACgtacaaatatattttctctaCAATTCACTGCCAGTCACCGAAATGTTATATgtctaaaacaaaaagcaacacaaaaaatTAACACACTGTATCCTAATAATCACAGCAATGCCTAATTTTAACTCATCAACatcaaaaaaactaaatcatctacaaaatattcatttggcGTCGCTCCGGCAAAACCATCCTGACatccacacacaggcacagaaatTCATCCATCAAACATTTATACCATTACATACCTATGTACAATATTTGTTAACAGAATAACAAATGGATGGTCTTCATAGCAGTTAATAGAAGATAAGAATCTGATGTCCATGCAAATAATTAGAAAACAGGCTGAGAGGTTATTATTCATAGGTGTTGAGCCACACATTTCAACAAGTAAAGCTATTATGCAGTAATTACGAAGGATAATATCactctaaatgaaaaaaattaaatttaatagtAAATACCTATTTTAGTGTATTACTAAGACAATTCAGGCTATAATCAAATATTAGCAAACAGAATATTTGATGTCTAAAATGgaaattattaaataacaatttgaaaatgaaaccaaaacctaaaaacataaaatagaaaatgaaatatcttaaaCTAGAAATTTCAATAGACAATGAAAAATTAACTTGTAAATGGCAAATGGACTTTAATACCAAATACAAAtattgtgtctctctctcatgaCATCTCATGAAAGGCAAAAATGGAAAGTGAAATTGAAAACTGATTCACAATCAGATTCAGATTGTTCAGGttcactttccattttcatATGGCCATTTGATAatatcagtttttcattttaatttctttttccttttaacattCTGTTGTAACCCCTAATATTTCTAgcaactgaaataaaaaaatatttcaattacaaatttttctctttttcatttagaGTGAAATAATCCTCTGAAAGTCACATCAGCAACATTTAAACTGGTGTTCTTTGGTCCATAATCAAAGTAATATTCAAGTAACTGCTCGCATGAGTTCAGATATCATACAGACCTatgacaaagagagaagagattAACTAGTAGAAGCCAATTTAGTAATAAGATctcaatgtttttttcacatgcaaTGAACTCATGCAAAGGTACATATATGTAGCCACGTTGTTGCTTCAATGTCAGTTGGATGTTTTCttacaataaaatacaacatgcaAAGAATGTTACAAAATGAATGGGAAAAAGATATTGCTCAATTCAAAATATATGCATGAAATCTACTACAGGACTTCCCATCATAGCAGAGTAACAAAAAGTGCAATGCAGTTGCccagaaaaatacacagagactAATAACTCACCGGAGAAATGTAACCTGTCCGGAcgtcctgctctctctccagAGCTGTTCTCAGCTGGAGCTCCAGCTCCTGCTTGTGCTTGTTGGAGTCTAGGAGCTGCTGGTGACAGTTCTCCAACTGTGCCTTCAGATCCTCTATCTGCAGGAGCAGCAGGGACAACATTTGATTAGttaataatttcttaaaagGATGTGCTGTGTATAATTTAGttcttttgattaaattttttatgGCGGGAAATCACGACTAATTAcccaaattaatttaaagagaCCAACTGCATGTACCACATAACGAAGGAAATGTTGCAAAAAATGTGGGCAGAACTGAAACATTAGTTGATTAagaaattaatcaatcaatgaaAACTAGCTTTTACTCTGAAGTTTAAACACGGGGCCTGTTCTCCACTTTATGCACTCACTAAATTTGAAACTGACGGAAAAGAATAGATaagaaatttttcaaaaattttccACTACAAGTAATAGGTAAACGTACCCCTTGCTTATAATTCTCCAACAGCTGCTCCAGCTCTGCAGTATCTCTGGATTGCACTGTGGTGGGCAGAGGCACCCTTCTCTCCTCCCGTATAGGCGTCTTCTCCACCTGTCGCCAGTGTTGTTCAATCACCTCCTCCACCCTTTGCTGCCTCTCCAAAGACGTGGAACCCAATGAATCTAATTGTCCGACTCCCTCTCCACTCTCATAATCTGTCCTCCCGCCTTCTTTTACAGGTGCTTGCTCCGCCGATGAGCTGGTCACAGACTCATACCTCTTCcgcctctcctcccttctccgGCTCCGCTCGAGCTCTCCCAACTCTGCCTGGAGGTTCTCGGCTTCCTGTGCCCGCTGCTGAGCCAAAGCCTGAGCGATGGGTCTGAACTCCGCCCAGTCGAAGGTCTTAGAGCGGCCTTCTCGTCTACGCTCACGTGCCCGGCTCTTTATGATGCCCGGAGCAGATTCTCTCTCTACCGAGGAGGCCTCAGAGGAGGGTGAGTCTTGGGTGATGTCTGGCCTGACCAGACCTTCCAAAGGAGTGAAGGAGCCATGATCCTCAGTTGAGCTGTAAGGCAGAGAGAAGGCAAGTAAGTTTGAGCTTCAAAGAATCACAGAATCCTATCCCCAATGTCCACTGGAGACAGCTGCATAACAACTAGCAGAGATGTGTATATTTTGACCTTGGGCACCTTGTGACTCTGAGGAgtaaaattcactttttaatgtatataaacACCTAAATTTATTCACAATGGACATGAATCTAATATTTAATGATGCCtttgttaattatttattttaaatacatacagcaaactagttttaattgtttttgttactttttcaaaGTCTGTGAAGCAAGCAAAGGAATGATGCTATTCTCCTTCTACTAATATACAACATTCAGGAAAGACAGATTCAAAATAAAGGCTGCAGGCTGTGCAAACAAATTACAATAAGTTAACTACAGACACAAAGCATCTGTTACCATACTGATCATAAATGAGCcgtaaatgtttttttcactatgattgtaagacagaaaaaatgtaaaacaactgTAAATAATGTGGAAATGTGGATCCTGAAGGACGGCCTAAAG
Protein-coding regions in this window:
- the LOC120793913 gene encoding LOW QUALITY PROTEIN: myosin phosphatase Rho-interacting protein (The sequence of the model RefSeq protein was modified relative to this genomic sequence to represent the inferred CDS: inserted 2 bases in 1 codon), whose product is MSTAKENSCRKFQANFFNKSKCQNCFKPRELHLLTDQDLTQAKPIYGGWLCLAPEGTDFDNPMQRSRKWQRRFFVLYEHGCLRFALDESPSTLPQGTVNMNLCTDVIDAEPKTGQKNSLCIITPDQEYFIRGENKEIINGWSEQLVVYPRTNKQNLKKKRKVEPTTSQEPGPAKVAVTGSGIPEAEKVPDSSSIIWQEELNQREAEGAAVWAAADLPPGSPLPSAGECASLGHGSDAGSVNGDEVDRGSLALHSSAPQPPSDLLSPTGSCSSLGGVPRCLSPAPSDPFPSGSSLLSNGSHISGSVSSLDSDASGSTVTSTDSHPTTQRGSHSYSHHDTTRSRRMEAEARKAEKRSRFRSPDRQEREAVLSPERSRSGVIEKLEALELENXQKWEEEEGGGARQGQSREHRASHLQEQRHGVVQGLDFPSTLPPLRRAKSLDRRTTESVMTPDLLNFKKGWMVKLDEQGQWKKYWFVLTDHSLRYYKDSIAEEASDLDGEIDLSTCYSVTEYQAQRNYGFQIHTQEGVHTLSAMTAGIRRNWIQAVMKNVRPSTAPDVASSTEDHGSFTPLEGLVRPDITQDSPSSEASSVERESAPGIIKSRARERRREGRSKTFDWAEFRPIAQALAQQRAQEAENLQAELGELERSRRREERRKRYESVTSSSAEQAPVKEGGRTDYESGEGVGQLDSLGSTSLERQQRVEEVIEQHWRQVEKTPIREERRVPLPTTVQSRDTAELEQLLENYKQGIEDLKAQLENCHQQLLDSNKHKQELELQLRTALEREQDVRTGYISPLEHPLGLEADVTPQTKRPELVSSQAQSLTKKYQETKELLKLQELKKRNMQAQLGLSLSQLPIKEPYFSEPQKILDGPPPEPVQKTVSFLLRDSSEAIQELEDLISGKPLTLMELGKVFKSHSCNQEATEKYQLHKLLETWKYRQEIENETIKKCLARAGESIREYEARLLTIEDLVGKVQKQSFESLTSPYGPFSKIENHSETNEMTIGMLSQRIELLTNENGALKQRCQEIVNQLTEADREIDRLKAELISQQGGKQHHLVMEELKRLKAELAENQANAIDREYYERELNEKSLRLHEALVMLEELGNTLKDTEKKLQLKEATLKGLGFHADCEDEELYPEKEQLKGLLEASQAKLFEMEANLQCTEQRCKELEARNSDLIALNEESEKVSRRKLEDAENETRMLREKLERKTGRAEMTVSECVEAGKKEVDDKGLLKQVVEEVEMKTEAINQVIEMLAKVDVNVERMLSDLKSTLFGSSKEEPLCVSPKDMRLVVEGEFWSQLLGTSEIKPEETVHSIGRGLAEQMMAQKRLMMLITGISPQAKVESKVVREPDFASMYSWLDNEANALILKELRETLEAVSNGLKQIASRVALEKENELLSLALASFEFGSEQKQSSEYLLEALKEAYISYVIIRLKVQYEKEMKQKQREIQIGSSDCPNCPKLREVASDLQAKLADLQCPQSKASLKTGPQTLIHIEGEPIDSLDKTIELHDMIARHRKELREVKDHYEQEAEKMRQEIAKASETVRLRSEENVKEIDSLTNCMENLKKKHEIERTNLMERFDREMEELRSMMIPVNPDRTLTNEDTPSHHALAQTSTLKERIQELVTQVSVMTEEMRRREEQGDITTQRLKYEKDVENLKATCERGFAAMEESHQKVIDELQRKHQRELENLQEEKERLLAEETAATIAAIEAMKNAHRTELEKELDKARKANSNAENADMEEIHRQHEEELCSFQREIEVLSEQYSQKCLENAHLAQALEAERQALRQCQRENQELNAHNQELNNRLAAEITKMRSMTSEDGVGDTNSTIQGKELYELEVMLRVKESEVQYLKQEINSLKDELQAAQRDKKYATDKYKDIYTELSIVKAKAERDLGRLRDQLQLAHEALGEPSLEEVERGGYDIMKSKSNPDILKMAAAAAKRSERTMRSKSLKEGLTAEQRLHLFENKDTKEF